One segment of Leptolyngbyaceae cyanobacterium DNA contains the following:
- a CDS encoding response regulator, with protein sequence MSFPLRILLIEDSEEDAELLVNELERGGYSAIYERVDTFAAMNAALEQQQWDVAIADYSLPQFNAMAALNLLKEKKLDLPFIIVSGTIGEEIAVAAMKAGAHDYIRKGKLARLIPAIERELREARRSRTRRKTEQALRENQERFRSLIENALDIIKVVGTDGKIRYESPSIERVLGYKPEELIGQSIWNYVHPEDVKPIINTFTKAIQNTASAISTELRFQHRNGEWRTLEAISKHFVEPCGTTSIVVNCRDITERKQAEIKLQKQAECERLLAAITLRIRQSLDLHEILSTTVGQIRQFLQADRVMVYRFDTEQVLTLIAASTTFDWTINSSMDLHKIWFSETQGECGKLEIQTIDDIYQADLPPAYLASLEERQVRAKVAIPILQNCPQSNPNADDDRKIFRQNHPLKNSHCLWGVLVVHQCSGVREWQQFEIDLLQQLTAQVAIAIQQAQLFRQVQQQAEREKLLNQIGRALNTSLDPQHILQQIVQLTGECFGVDRVILFTLEVEQIQVMKEWRANDKIPSILDFKAPISEWPDLVDPASEFNRRRAFYTDDYLTITPTPIRQIQVEQLNTLSVLSVPIFIHDQPFGGIALQTTISPRTFSQDEIHLLERIADLATIALYNAFNYECLEELVKQRTQELEQAKQAAESANRAKSEFLANMSHELRTPLNSILGLSQMLREQFYGPLNAKQREYMTCIHSSGEHLLSLINDILDLAKVEAGKEDLNFATVGVGELCYYCLSVVREKAYEKGLKLITQIDPQVKFCMADERRLRQMLLNLLANAIKFTSVGEVSLIVEKQSQGISFTVCDTGIGISNENISHLFQPFSQLDSQLNRRYEGTGLGLALTRRLARLHGGDLTVKSELGHGSKFSIYLPNLPLRNTPYNSTNSTNQYQTFDLPPQKKSEMTVNTGEIKQEGAILIVEDDDKSAMLLQDYLQVLGYQVEHLANGKGFLERVRYLQPALILLDVQLPGHLTGLDLLAMLRSQPDLQHIAVVMVTAMAMEGDRERCLAAGANDYISKPIGIAKLEAILSKYYNQFNDSSYLSTANC encoded by the coding sequence GTGAGTTTTCCATTACGGATTTTACTGATTGAAGACTCGGAAGAAGATGCTGAGTTGCTGGTGAATGAATTAGAGCGAGGTGGCTACAGCGCAATATACGAAAGAGTCGATACATTTGCGGCAATGAATGCAGCGCTAGAACAGCAACAGTGGGATGTCGCGATCGCAGACTATTCCCTGCCGCAATTTAATGCTATGGCTGCATTAAATTTGTTAAAAGAAAAAAAACTCGACCTGCCATTTATTATCGTCTCCGGTACGATCGGTGAAGAAATTGCCGTAGCAGCCATGAAAGCGGGAGCGCACGACTATATAAGGAAAGGCAAGCTGGCGCGGCTAATTCCCGCGATCGAACGAGAACTCAGAGAAGCCCGCCGCAGTCGCACTAGACGGAAAACAGAACAAGCTTTGCGAGAAAATCAAGAGCGTTTCCGTTCGTTGATTGAAAATGCTTTAGACATAATTAAAGTAGTTGGAACGGATGGAAAAATTCGTTATGAAAGTCCTTCTATAGAAAGAGTTTTAGGATATAAACCGGAAGAATTAATCGGTCAAAGTATTTGGAATTACGTTCATCCTGAAGATGTCAAACCGATTATCAATACCTTTACTAAAGCAATTCAAAATACAGCGAGCGCCATTTCCACCGAACTGCGTTTCCAACATCGAAACGGTGAATGGCGTACCCTTGAGGCAATCAGTAAACATTTTGTCGAACCTTGCGGCACAACCAGTATAGTTGTTAATTGTCGCGATATCACAGAGCGCAAGCAAGCAGAAATCAAACTACAAAAACAAGCCGAATGCGAACGTTTGTTGGCGGCGATTACCCTCCGCATTCGTCAATCTTTAGATTTGCACGAAATACTCTCTACTACCGTAGGGCAAATTCGCCAATTTTTACAAGCAGACCGAGTGATGGTATATCGGTTTGATACGGAACAAGTCCTCACGCTGATCGCGGCATCAACTACTTTTGATTGGACGATTAATTCAAGTATGGATTTGCATAAAATTTGGTTTAGCGAAACGCAAGGGGAATGCGGTAAATTAGAAATTCAGACCATCGACGATATTTATCAAGCTGATTTACCCCCGGCATACTTGGCATCACTTGAGGAACGTCAAGTAAGAGCTAAAGTAGCGATTCCCATTTTACAAAACTGTCCTCAGTCTAATCCAAACGCGGATGACGATCGGAAAATTTTCAGACAAAATCATCCATTAAAAAATTCTCACTGCTTATGGGGAGTGCTAGTAGTACATCAATGTTCTGGCGTGAGAGAATGGCAACAATTTGAAATCGATTTACTCCAGCAACTCACCGCGCAAGTAGCGATCGCGATCCAACAAGCCCAACTATTTAGGCAAGTCCAACAACAAGCTGAAAGAGAAAAATTACTCAACCAAATCGGTCGCGCTCTCAATACCAGTCTCGATCCCCAACATATTTTACAGCAAATCGTGCAGCTAACGGGAGAATGCTTTGGTGTCGATCGAGTAATTCTCTTTACATTAGAAGTCGAACAAATTCAAGTCATGAAGGAATGGCGAGCCAACGATAAAATTCCCTCCATATTAGATTTTAAAGCTCCCATTTCAGAATGGCCGGATTTAGTCGATCCTGCTTCCGAATTTAACCGTCGTAGAGCTTTCTATACCGATGATTACCTAACAATTACTCCCACCCCTATTCGTCAAATTCAAGTCGAACAATTGAATACCCTTTCCGTTTTGAGCGTACCCATCTTTATTCACGACCAACCATTTGGCGGTATTGCACTACAAACTACGATTTCTCCTCGTACTTTTAGCCAAGATGAAATTCACTTATTAGAGCGAATCGCGGACTTAGCCACTATAGCTCTTTACAATGCCTTCAATTACGAATGCTTGGAAGAATTAGTCAAACAGCGCACCCAAGAATTAGAGCAAGCCAAACAAGCCGCCGAATCAGCCAATCGTGCTAAAAGCGAATTTCTAGCAAATATGAGCCATGAGTTACGTACTCCCCTTAACTCTATTTTAGGGCTATCTCAGATGTTAAGGGAGCAATTTTACGGTCCTCTCAATGCCAAACAACGAGAGTACATGACTTGCATTCACAGTAGTGGAGAACACTTATTATCTTTAATTAATGACATCTTGGATTTGGCTAAAGTAGAAGCAGGTAAGGAAGATTTAAATTTTGCTACTGTAGGAGTTGGCGAACTTTGTTACTATTGTTTATCCGTGGTACGAGAAAAAGCTTATGAAAAAGGATTAAAACTAATTACTCAAATCGATCCCCAAGTTAAATTTTGCATGGCTGACGAACGCCGCTTGCGGCAGATGCTTTTAAATTTACTTGCTAATGCGATCAAGTTTACTTCTGTTGGTGAAGTTTCATTAATTGTAGAGAAGCAATCCCAAGGTATTTCATTTACGGTGTGCGACACTGGAATTGGAATTTCTAACGAAAATATTTCCCATTTATTCCAGCCGTTTTCTCAGTTAGATAGCCAATTAAATCGGCGTTATGAAGGAACGGGATTGGGATTAGCTTTGACTCGCCGTTTAGCGCGATTGCACGGTGGCGATTTAACCGTCAAATCAGAACTCGGTCATGGTAGTAAATTCAGTATTTATTTGCCAAATTTACCGTTAAGAAATACCCCTTATAATTCAACTAATTCAACTAATCAATATCAAACATTTGATTTGCCGCCACAAAAGAAATCAGAAATGACTGTAAATACGGGGGAAATAAAGCAGGAAGGAGCAATTTTGATTGTAGAAGATGATGATAAAAGCGCGATGTTGCTCCAAGATTATTTACAAGTGTTGGGATATCAGGTGGAGCATTTGGCAAATGGTAAAGGTTTTTTGGAGAGAGTGCGTTATCTGCAACCTGCGTTGATTTTACTGGACGTGCAATTACCCGGTCATTTGACTGGTTTAGATTTGTTAGCCATGTTGCGATCGCAACCGGATCTCCAACACATTGCAGTAGTCATGGTAACGGCGATGGCGATGGAAGGCGATCGGGAACGCTGTTTAGCCGCTGGAGCCAACGACTATATTAGTAAGCCGATCGGTATTGCTAAACTAGAAGCGATTTTGTCAAAATATTATAACCAATTTAACGATTCATCTTATCTGTCAACAGCTAATTGTTAG
- a CDS encoding response regulator translates to MNNRKILLVEDNSDDEELTLLAFERNNLLHEVAVVRDGAEALDYLFGNGVYAKRDTNLKPVLILLDLKLPKIDGIKVLQQLRADERTKYIPVAILTTSMEQQDMIKSYYFGCNSYIRKPVDYTQFIAAVGQLALYWLFLNQDLSRQGV, encoded by the coding sequence GTGAATAATAGAAAAATTTTGTTAGTAGAAGATAATTCAGATGATGAAGAATTAACTTTGCTTGCTTTCGAGCGAAATAATCTTTTACATGAAGTAGCAGTTGTTCGCGATGGTGCAGAAGCCTTAGACTATTTATTCGGTAATGGCGTTTACGCAAAACGCGATACAAATCTCAAACCAGTTTTGATTCTGTTAGATTTAAAATTGCCTAAAATAGATGGTATAAAAGTCTTACAACAGTTGCGGGCTGACGAGCGAACAAAATACATTCCTGTAGCGATCCTTACAACATCAATGGAACAACAGGATATGATAAAAAGTTACTACTTTGGTTGCAATAGTTATATTCGCAAACCCGTAGACTATACTCAATTTATTGCCGCCGTGGGGCAACTAGCGTTGTACTGGCTATTCTTAAACCAAGATTTGTCTAGGCAAGGAGTTTAG
- a CDS encoding PAS domain-containing protein, with product MSDRELPSQNPSCCEESTFQNAEIWEIFLENTPAAVAMFDREMRYLLHSHRWLTDSGLPKENIIGRFHYEVFPAAAQCWQQLHVRCLTERVELCQKELFFRNDGTKEWEKWKIRPWYNKKGEIGGSIALREIIIQPKNSNEVLEKANEELRKSEDLYSTLARNFPNGLVALFDRNLTYTIAEGTELAALGFAKKSFEGKTLWEVFPIDVCKVAEPMYLAALDGKESVAEISYRNQIYLVQTIPVKDKSPQAIAGMVMMQNITERKHSEKERQQLIFLLENSPDFIGMATLEGKVLFINDAGKRLVQIPGNDEVKETVIFDYLIKEDINDYLVRILPEVRKTGRWQGEYRLRNFQTNHPIVVDHNSFLIKDPDTGKPIAYATVTRDITERKKVEEEIKKLNEELEERVRERTAQLEAINKELEAFSYSVSHDLRAPLRSIDGFSQALLERCGDRLDEKSKHYLKRVRAGSQRMAELIDDLLSLSRLTRSEMHYQRVDMSAIAKAISVELQETQPDRQVEWAIAENLTAKGDTRLLKVVLENLLNNAWKFTSNTIHSRIEFGCIIQEDDRPAYFVRDNGAGFDMAYADKLFGAFQRLHSPTEFPGTGIGLATVQRIINRHGGRVWGESAIKQGATFYFTLNN from the coding sequence ATGAGCGATCGCGAACTGCCAAGCCAAAATCCCAGTTGCTGTGAAGAGTCAACTTTCCAAAATGCAGAAATATGGGAAATTTTCCTGGAAAATACGCCTGCTGCGGTGGCAATGTTCGATCGGGAAATGCGCTACCTGTTGCACAGTCATCGCTGGTTAACGGATAGCGGTCTGCCGAAGGAAAATATCATCGGTAGGTTTCATTATGAGGTGTTCCCAGCCGCTGCTCAATGCTGGCAACAATTACACGTCCGCTGTTTAACAGAACGAGTAGAACTTTGCCAAAAAGAGCTTTTTTTTAGGAATGATGGCACAAAAGAGTGGGAAAAATGGAAAATACGCCCTTGGTATAATAAAAAGGGTGAAATTGGCGGTTCGATCGCGCTGAGGGAAATTATTATCCAGCCCAAAAACAGCAATGAAGTATTAGAAAAGGCTAACGAAGAACTGCGAAAAAGTGAAGATTTATACAGTACCCTAGCGCGAAACTTTCCCAATGGCTTAGTTGCTTTGTTCGATCGCAATTTAACCTACACGATTGCGGAAGGTACGGAATTAGCAGCCCTTGGTTTTGCTAAAAAGTCTTTTGAAGGGAAAACCCTTTGGGAGGTGTTTCCCATCGACGTTTGCAAAGTTGCCGAACCGATGTATCTAGCGGCACTAGACGGTAAAGAATCGGTGGCGGAAATATCTTATCGAAATCAGATATATCTAGTACAGACAATTCCCGTCAAAGATAAATCCCCCCAGGCGATCGCTGGGATGGTGATGATGCAAAATATTACGGAAAGAAAGCACTCGGAAAAAGAAAGACAGCAGTTAATCTTTTTACTGGAAAATAGCCCCGATTTTATCGGCATGGCGACTTTAGAAGGGAAAGTATTATTTATCAATGATGCGGGTAAAAGATTAGTTCAAATTCCTGGCAATGATGAGGTGAAAGAAACGGTAATATTTGACTATTTAATCAAAGAAGACATCAACGATTATCTAGTTCGTATTTTACCGGAAGTCAGGAAAACCGGACGTTGGCAGGGAGAATATCGATTGCGGAATTTTCAGACTAATCACCCGATTGTAGTCGATCACAATAGCTTTTTGATTAAAGATCCCGATACAGGTAAACCAATCGCTTACGCTACGGTAACTCGCGATATTACAGAACGTAAAAAAGTGGAAGAAGAAATTAAAAAACTTAACGAAGAATTAGAAGAAAGAGTCAGAGAAAGAACGGCACAACTGGAGGCAATCAATAAAGAATTAGAAGCATTTTCTTATTCGGTTTCTCACGATTTGCGGGCGCCGTTGCGAAGTATTGATGGTTTTAGCCAAGCACTGTTGGAACGATGTGGCGATCGCTTAGATGAAAAGAGCAAACATTATTTGAAAAGAGTGCGTGCGGGCAGTCAGCGCATGGCAGAACTAATTGACGATTTGTTAAGTTTGTCGCGCCTGACACGCAGCGAAATGCACTATCAGAGGGTCGATATGAGCGCGATCGCCAAAGCCATTTCTGTGGAATTACAAGAAACGCAACCAGACCGACAGGTAGAATGGGCGATCGCAGAAAACCTAACAGCGAAAGGCGATACCAGACTATTAAAAGTCGTCTTAGAAAACTTGTTAAATAATGCTTGGAAATTTACGTCAAATACTATACATTCTCGCATCGAATTCGGTTGCATAATACAAGAAGACGATCGACCAGCATATTTTGTCCGCGATAACGGCGCTGGCTTCGACATGGCTTATGCTGACAAATTATTTGGAGCTTTTCAACGCCTACATAGCCCTACGGAGTTTCCCGGTACTGGAATTGGACTGGCTACGGTACAGCGCATCATTAATCGACATGGGGGTAGAGTATGGGGTGAAAGTGCTATAAAGCAAGGGGCAACCTTTTATTTTACCCTTAACAACTAA
- the ilvC gene encoding ketol-acid reductoisomerase gives MARMYYDADANLDLLANKTVAIVGYGSQGHAHALNLKDSGVKVIVGLYPGSKSAAKAEAAGLTVHSVADACEAADWIMILLPDEVQKTVYKNEIEPHLTEGKVLSFAHGFNIHFGQVVPPPNVDVVMVAPKGPGHLVRRTYEQGEGVPCLFAVYQDATGQARDRAMAYAKGIGGTRAGILETTFREETETDLFGEQVVLCGGLSALIKSGFETLVAAGYQPELAYFECLHEVKLIVDLVVEGGLAKMRDSISNTAEYGDYTRGPRIITDQTRAEMRKILQEIQSGQFAREFVLENQSGKPGFTAMRRQEAEHPIEEVGKDLRAMFSWLKKV, from the coding sequence ATGGCCCGTATGTACTATGACGCGGATGCTAATTTAGACTTACTAGCTAATAAAACTGTTGCGATCGTTGGCTATGGTTCGCAAGGTCACGCACACGCCCTCAATCTTAAAGATAGCGGAGTAAAAGTCATTGTCGGTTTGTATCCCGGCAGTAAATCAGCCGCCAAAGCAGAAGCCGCCGGTTTAACCGTGCATAGCGTCGCCGATGCTTGCGAAGCCGCCGACTGGATCATGATCCTATTGCCCGATGAAGTGCAGAAAACCGTCTACAAAAATGAAATCGAACCCCATTTAACAGAGGGTAAAGTACTCTCCTTTGCCCACGGTTTCAACATCCACTTCGGTCAAGTCGTACCGCCTCCCAATGTTGACGTAGTAATGGTAGCACCCAAAGGGCCAGGACATTTGGTGCGGCGGACTTACGAACAAGGAGAAGGAGTTCCCTGTTTGTTTGCAGTTTATCAAGACGCTACAGGTCAAGCACGCGATCGCGCAATGGCTTACGCTAAAGGCATCGGCGGAACTCGCGCCGGCATCTTAGAAACCACCTTCCGCGAAGAAACCGAAACCGATTTATTCGGCGAACAAGTAGTGCTTTGCGGTGGTTTGAGTGCTTTAATCAAATCTGGATTTGAAACTCTCGTTGCAGCTGGTTATCAACCTGAATTAGCTTATTTTGAATGTCTCCACGAAGTAAAACTAATCGTTGACTTAGTAGTGGAAGGCGGTTTAGCTAAAATGCGCGATAGCATCTCCAACACCGCCGAGTATGGAGATTATACTCGTGGCCCTCGGATTATCACCGACCAAACTCGCGCCGAAATGCGGAAAATTTTGCAAGAAATCCAAAGCGGTCAATTTGCCAGAGAATTCGTGTTAGAAAACCAATCTGGTAAACCAGGGTTTACTGCTATGCGCCGTCAGGAAGCCGAACACCCAATTGAAGAAGTTGGTAAAGATTTGCGGGCAATGTTTAGCTGGCTGAAAAAAGTCTAA
- a CDS encoding EndoU domain-containing protein, whose protein sequence is MRENSNSRDRVISRSPETIERSLKVVKVSFLDCKRDVCVFPFRFMKRSFWIKLAVKIAIAIVLLFFTTANPASAQVPISGTFNATRTCEAPRGINGANPGSVRISNGQRYEAVGFNSNQRQFILIRIPGANPERRWVSSACGNFSENISTPKPNTEPPLSSTFKPFFDISDNPEQHGFPPGQLADITPPPPLLSAFDKEVLKTCGVIGSKVKATDFKQLMLNHPDVLEEIQQAVGGQLLPVRSTRAEFIDDLTAIWSKREGFEHIFCGELERPRKIGGLHFVGRYLQLQNEAIAGRLDKNLAKEEVIPGVVYTLGVVVKKGDRTWIDDLKGYPFVTDAKEMLLTVTKAYKDRGNAQGACLLPVVDPDTRKSYSAVFVKDRDAIVTFYPDATPSGKRCRL, encoded by the coding sequence TTGCGAGAAAACTCTAACTCTCGCGATCGCGTAATATCTCGGTCTCCGGAAACGATCGAGCGCTCTCTGAAGGTAGTCAAAGTAAGCTTTCTAGATTGCAAACGCGATGTTTGCGTTTTTCCCTTCAGATTTATGAAACGTAGTTTTTGGATTAAGCTGGCTGTCAAGATTGCGATCGCGATCGTCCTATTATTTTTTACCACGGCAAATCCGGCTTCTGCACAAGTTCCCATCTCAGGTACTTTTAATGCTACTCGCACTTGCGAAGCGCCAAGAGGAATCAACGGTGCAAATCCCGGCAGTGTTCGCATTTCCAACGGACAGCGTTACGAAGCAGTTGGTTTTAATAGCAACCAAAGGCAGTTTATTTTAATTAGAATACCAGGTGCAAATCCCGAACGTCGTTGGGTTAGCAGTGCTTGCGGTAATTTTTCAGAAAATATTTCTACCCCTAAACCAAACACCGAACCGCCTTTATCATCTACTTTCAAACCGTTTTTCGATATATCTGATAATCCAGAACAACACGGTTTTCCACCAGGACAACTAGCAGATATTACACCGCCTCCACCTTTATTGAGCGCATTTGATAAAGAAGTTTTGAAAACTTGTGGTGTTATTGGTTCTAAAGTAAAAGCAACCGATTTCAAACAATTAATGTTAAATCACCCAGACGTGCTAGAAGAAATTCAACAAGCTGTTGGCGGACAACTTTTACCAGTGCGGAGTACTAGGGCAGAATTTATCGATGATTTAACAGCTATTTGGTCTAAACGAGAAGGTTTCGAGCATATTTTTTGCGGTGAATTAGAAAGGCCAAGAAAGATCGGCGGTTTGCATTTTGTCGGCAGGTACTTACAACTACAAAATGAAGCTATAGCCGGACGTTTAGATAAAAATTTGGCAAAAGAAGAAGTAATTCCTGGCGTAGTTTATACTCTTGGGGTAGTTGTCAAAAAAGGCGATCGCACTTGGATCGATGATTTAAAAGGTTATCCTTTTGTCACCGATGCCAAAGAAATGCTTTTGACTGTCACTAAAGCCTATAAAGACCGAGGAAACGCGCAAGGTGCTTGTCTTTTGCCCGTTGTAGACCCCGATACTCGAAAATCTTACAGCGCTGTTTTTGTCAAAGATCGAGATGCGATCGTTACTTTCTATCCCGATGCAACTCCTAGCGGCAAACGTTGCAGGCTGTGA
- a CDS encoding amidase, whose protein sequence is MTKTDLAFTPALEQAQLIRSKQVSPLELVQVYLERIERLDPQLGSYFTVMAEEAVADAKAKAEQLVKSHISELPPFFGVPISIKDLTCVAGVACSYGTPALKNQVATYDDGVVARIKLAGFTILGKTATSEFGSLPYTEPPGFPPARNPWHLDYTPGGSSGGAAASVAAGLCAIAQGSDGGGSIRGPAFCCGLVGIKPTRGRVSYAPVGDRQSGIASNGPIARTVSDAAALLDVMSGYITGDPYWLPDPNPSFFAASQQIPDRLRIAFSTSIPPVGEASPECQQPVLETVKLLEGMGHIVEPGCPDFSALIEPFKIIWQAGITVPGLPKEAVGKINSWLLENAPTVGEYLRAVAQMQAVSRQIIAFFDDVDVLVLPVYMHSTIRVGEWANLSPEETLAKMVKWVAPCPPFNASGQPSIVVPTGLDNNGLPVGVQLVGKPAGEVTLISLAAQIEAANNWIGKRPAFAV, encoded by the coding sequence ATGACAAAAACTGATTTAGCATTTACGCCAGCGCTAGAACAAGCTCAACTAATTCGCAGCAAACAAGTATCGCCGCTTGAACTAGTGCAAGTTTACTTAGAACGCATCGAAAGGTTAGATCCTCAACTCGGTAGCTATTTTACGGTAATGGCAGAAGAAGCGGTGGCAGATGCCAAAGCCAAAGCAGAACAACTAGTTAAAAGCCATATTTCCGAATTACCACCGTTTTTTGGCGTACCAATTTCCATTAAAGACCTTACTTGCGTTGCAGGGGTGGCTTGTAGCTATGGAACGCCTGCGTTGAAAAATCAGGTAGCTACCTATGATGATGGAGTAGTAGCGCGAATTAAGCTGGCGGGATTTACTATTTTAGGGAAAACTGCGACTTCTGAGTTTGGTTCTCTACCTTATACGGAACCGCCTGGTTTTCCACCCGCTCGCAATCCTTGGCATTTAGATTATACTCCCGGTGGTTCTAGTGGAGGCGCGGCGGCGTCTGTGGCAGCGGGATTGTGCGCGATCGCACAAGGTTCTGATGGCGGTGGCTCAATTCGTGGCCCCGCTTTTTGTTGTGGCTTGGTGGGAATTAAGCCTACTAGGGGTCGGGTGTCTTACGCACCTGTAGGCGATCGCCAAAGTGGAATTGCCTCCAATGGGCCGATCGCTCGTACTGTCAGCGATGCGGCGGCCTTACTTGATGTGATGTCTGGTTATATTACTGGCGATCCCTATTGGTTACCAGATCCCAATCCCTCATTTTTTGCAGCTAGTCAACAAATACCCGATCGGTTAAGGATCGCTTTTTCGACTTCCATTCCACCTGTGGGAGAAGCATCGCCAGAATGTCAGCAACCAGTATTGGAAACGGTGAAACTTTTAGAAGGAATGGGTCATATAGTCGAACCTGGTTGCCCTGATTTTAGCGCTTTAATCGAGCCTTTTAAAATTATTTGGCAAGCAGGTATAACTGTTCCCGGTCTTCCTAAAGAAGCGGTGGGTAAGATCAATAGTTGGTTGCTAGAAAATGCACCTACTGTAGGAGAATACCTGCGAGCGGTGGCACAAATGCAAGCAGTTTCTAGGCAAATTATTGCTTTCTTTGATGATGTAGATGTGTTGGTGTTACCAGTTTATATGCACTCCACAATTCGAGTCGGAGAATGGGCTAATTTAAGTCCGGAAGAAACTTTAGCAAAAATGGTTAAATGGGTTGCTCCTTGTCCGCCATTTAATGCTAGCGGGCAACCTAGTATTGTCGTTCCCACAGGGTTAGATAATAATGGGTTACCCGTGGGAGTTCAGCTAGTAGGAAAACCCGCAGGAGAAGTTACTTTAATTTCTCTAGCTGCCCAAATTGAAGCGGCAAATAATTGGATTGGTAAGCGCCCTGCTTTTGCTGTTTAA
- a CDS encoding 1-acyl-sn-glycerol-3-phosphate acyltransferase codes for MPPLTLATIKRATEGLAAARSIPLQLTKREALENAGKIARHEIDRKVNGELRRLIVRTFIHALFEVKVEYPERIPQFPAILAPNHLSHFDPLLILAEVPARPFYYILGDSRSLYNKRWKRLLLRLSQDTIPLDRLWKEEVAVMEGAKCDRPDLTELANAIAQNVPTGNSIEALRRLDTIIQDILAAGDGIVIFPEGRLGNREGELRLPFKRGTVIYALRGGVPIVPVAIIGTQDLYLRKQLTLRFGKPLIFPQSKRPKPQEVQTALDTLQAALMDLLPKNYQEPNGLKIGRHFLNHLLW; via the coding sequence TTGCCGCCTCTGACTCTTGCTACTATCAAAAGAGCAACAGAGGGACTTGCTGCCGCGCGATCGATCCCTTTACAGTTGACCAAAAGGGAAGCCTTAGAAAATGCGGGAAAGATTGCACGCCATGAGATCGATCGCAAAGTTAACGGCGAACTACGTCGTTTGATCGTAAGGACTTTTATTCACGCACTTTTTGAAGTAAAAGTCGAATATCCGGAAAGAATACCGCAATTTCCTGCTATTCTCGCACCTAATCATTTGAGTCACTTCGATCCTTTGCTGATTTTAGCGGAAGTGCCTGCTCGTCCTTTTTACTACATTTTGGGAGATAGCCGCAGTCTATATAATAAGAGGTGGAAACGCCTGTTGCTGCGTTTGAGTCAAGATACGATCCCCCTCGATCGCTTGTGGAAAGAAGAAGTAGCGGTGATGGAAGGTGCCAAATGCGATCGACCAGATTTGACTGAATTGGCAAATGCGATCGCGCAAAATGTACCAACAGGGAACTCAATTGAGGCATTGAGAAGATTAGATACTATTATTCAAGATATATTAGCGGCTGGTGATGGAATAGTTATTTTTCCAGAAGGCAGATTGGGAAATCGAGAAGGTGAATTACGCCTTCCCTTCAAGCGAGGTACAGTTATTTATGCCTTACGTGGGGGAGTGCCGATCGTACCAGTGGCAATTATCGGCACGCAAGATTTATATTTGAGAAAGCAATTGACTTTGCGTTTTGGTAAACCGTTAATTTTTCCCCAATCAAAACGACCAAAACCACAGGAAGTACAAACAGCACTTGATACATTGCAAGCAGCTTTAATGGATTTATTACCAAAAAATTATCAAGAACCAAATGGGTTAAAAATTGGCCGTCATTTTCTCAATCATCTACTTTGGTAG
- the map gene encoding type I methionyl aminopeptidase — protein MNILGNLLSQNVSANSDASPRKRRGIEIKSSREIEIMRDAAKIVATVLKEISQTIQPGMTTADLDAHAEKRIREMGATPSFKGYHGFPASICASVNNEVVHGIPNPKKVIRAGDIVKVDTGAYYQGFHGDSCITIAVGEVTPEAAKLVRVAEEALYKGIEQVKAGNYLMDLAGAIQDHVEANGFCIVEDFTGHGVGRNLHEEPSVFNFRTREMPNVKLRAGMTLAIEPILNAGSKRTRILSDRWTAVTVDNSLSAQFEHTVLVTETGYEILTDRSKV, from the coding sequence ATGAATATTCTCGGCAATTTGCTTTCCCAAAATGTTTCAGCTAATTCAGATGCCAGCCCTAGAAAACGTAGAGGCATTGAAATTAAATCTTCAAGAGAAATCGAAATTATGCGAGATGCGGCAAAAATTGTCGCGACAGTGCTAAAGGAAATTTCCCAAACTATACAGCCGGGAATGACAACCGCTGATTTGGATGCCCATGCAGAAAAACGCATCCGGGAAATGGGCGCTACTCCTAGTTTTAAAGGATACCACGGATTTCCCGCCTCTATCTGCGCCAGCGTTAATAATGAAGTAGTACACGGCATTCCTAATCCAAAGAAAGTAATTCGCGCTGGAGATATTGTTAAAGTTGATACCGGGGCTTACTATCAAGGTTTTCACGGCGACTCCTGCATTACGATCGCAGTGGGTGAGGTAACGCCGGAAGCTGCTAAGTTAGTGCGGGTGGCAGAAGAAGCATTATATAAAGGGATCGAACAAGTTAAAGCCGGAAATTACTTAATGGATTTGGCAGGTGCGATTCAAGATCATGTAGAGGCAAACGGTTTTTGTATCGTAGAAGATTTTACCGGACACGGTGTTGGTCGTAATTTACACGAAGAACCTTCGGTGTTCAATTTCCGCACTCGCGAAATGCCAAATGTGAAGTTACGGGCGGGGATGACTTTAGCGATCGAACCGATTTTAAATGCTGGTTCTAAACGTACCCGCATCTTATCAGATCGCTGGACGGCTGTAACAGTGGATAATTCTTTATCTGCCCAGTTCGAGCATACGGTATTGGTAACGGAAACTGGTTACGAGATTTTGACCGATCGCTCTAAGGTGTAA